In the Lonchura striata isolate bLonStr1 unplaced genomic scaffold, bLonStr1.mat Scaffold_127, whole genome shotgun sequence genome, one interval contains:
- the LOC144248448 gene encoding olfactory receptor 14J1-like produces MSNSSSISHFLLLALADTRQLQLLHFCLFLGISLAALLGNGLIISAVACGHHLHTPMFFFLLNLALSDLGSICTTVPKAMHNSLWDTRNISYTGCAAQVFFFVFCGATEYFLLTIMCYDRYVSICKPLHYGTLLGSRACAHMAAAAWASAFLYSLLHTANTFSLPLCHGNDLGQFFCEIPQILKLSCSKSYLRELGLIAVSACLAFGCFLFIVFSYVQIFRAVLRIPSEQGRHKAFSTCLPHLAVVALFLCTVIFAYLKLPSISSPFLDLALSVLYSVVPPALNPLIYNLRNQELKAAVRRLMTGCFQEH; encoded by the coding sequence atgtccaacagcagctccatcagccacttcctcctgctggcactggcagacacgcggcagctgcagctcctgcacttctgcctcttcctgggcatctccctggctgccctcctgggcaacggcctcatcatcagcgccgtagcctgcggccaccacctgcacacgcccatgttcttcttcctgctcaacctggccctcagcgacctgggctccatctgcaccactgtccccaaagccatgcacaattccctctgggacaccaggaacatctcctacacaggatgtgctgctcaggtcttcttttttgttttctgtggtgcaacagagtatttcctgctgaccatcatgtgctacgaccgctatgtgtccatctgcaaacccctgcactacgggaccctcctgggcagcagagcttgtgcccacatggcagcagctgcctgggccagtgcctttctctattcactgctgcacacagccaatacattttccctccccctgtgccatggcaatgacctgggccagttcttctgtgaaataccacagatcctcaagctctcctgctccaaatcctatctcagggaacttgggcttatTGCTGTTAGTGCTTGTTTGGCATTTGGATGTTTtctgttcattgttttctcctatgtgcagatcttcagggctgtgctgaggatcccctctgagcagggacggcacaaagccttttccacctgcctccctcacctggccgtggttGCTCTGTTCCTCTGCACTGTAATATTTGCCTACCTGAAGCTgccctccatctcctccccattCCTGGATCTGGCcttgtcagttctgtactcggtggtgcctccagcactgaaccccctcatctataacctgaggaaccaggagctcaaggctgcagtgaggagactgatgactggatgctttcaggaacattaa